The genomic DNA CCTTCATCAGCGGATTGTTGATCTCACCTTTCGCGATCTTTTCAACGTACTCCACGGCTGGACCGTCTTTGATACACCAGGCAATGTACGGTCGGATGTATCGCGCCATGCGAGGCAGGTCGAAGAGTTTGCAGAGTGCTCCATCGTCCAGAGGCTGCACAACCTTAATCTGAGTCTCAGTTTGCGTAAGGAGTACTCTCCCGATGCTAAGGGATGTCAATGCACTCGGCTCCGCAATCGCTGACTTCGGAAGTTCCTGGCTAAGGTGCTTAGTGAAACACTCGTTCGTTGGCTCATTCGCCTTCCTCAACCAGTTGTGTATTGTCTCGACTCCGATTCCGAGATACGTTTCCATCAGCGGGTGTCTTGCAAGGAGTTCCTCTGCAGTCCACAAAAGCATGAGATCTGTTTCGACTGTTGTAGTGACCACATGTGAATCGTTGTCGTTCCAGTCGCTGAAACGTCGCTGATAGCAGAAGATAGCAACTAAACCAAGCCCTGACAACAAATCGTCCGCCACACCTTCAGGATAACTCGTCTGGTACTCCCGCATGAAGTGGTCTGCCGCCATGAATGCTGTTCCTGCCGCCGAGAATCCGGTTCGAATTCGACGAAAGTGTCGATCAAAGCGTGAGAACACTTCAAAGAACTCCTCTTTGTTTGTACGATCGACATGGAAAAGTTGGTTGAATTCggcctccagcttctgcaagtTACGCTTGTGAACAACGCTGCTGATCTGCGTCAAGTTCTGTCCGTTATCGATAATCGTATTGAAGTCCTTGCTAATGCGCCGGGCACTCTGGATCTCCTTTGGCGATAGGTATGATAAGATGTGCACTTTGGTTTCGACCGGGAGGTCCTCGATGGTAATTGCTGCCATTTGATGTTGAGGTTCAGAGTCTGCGGAGCGGAGGCGGTTGAAGCAAGAGAGAATTGTTGAGATGCTAGTCTTTAGACCTCTAGGAACAATAGAGATTTGCGTGAATGTGCATCACCATGCACGGATTCACTTGCTAGCATTCACAATTTGCGTGTCGCGCCATACCGCTTCCCGTTAGGTGGTGAAGAATGGAGCCCTCGTGCTCTGATTCCCTTACTTGAGAAACTCATCGCTGTTCGGTTTCTGCTCCGTAGAGAGTTGGAACATTTTTGAACGTTCGTCGCCTGATCCGTATCATCGGCGGACTTGTACTGACTGAGAGCGCGTTGCCAGACCCCAAGTGCCGGAATAAAAaagacgagcagcagcaccagacaGCCGTGTTCCCAGCTCTCTTGTTGCAACGGCAGACTGAGATACATCTTCAGTATGATATCTTGAATATAATCGACGTTGAAGCGTCGGAAAATGTTGTGTGGATATTAGATGTTGCTTTATTCCCCAGTGTCCAGTGTAGCTGGTAGAGTTCgggaggtgaagtcgtagCTGTAGATGAGGAGCTTGTAGGCGTACATCAATGTTCTTATGACTGGAGTAGAAAGCTCCTGGGGCAGTGTATGTCGCTGAGTGAGACTTGAGCAATCCGATCGAGCTGGAATGTCTCAAAAGTGTATGTTCGACGCGAGCAATGCAGATAAGATTGTAGAAGACATGATTTTCCCGAATTTTCATCATGCTTTCTCGAGGCCACATTATCGTCAACTCTGACAGTGAGCGCCCGAAGGTTTAAGTGCCGCATCAAAGTTAGTATATGCGGCCTTGCTTGTCCTCAGAGAGCGATTCGCGCAAGTTAAGTAGCAGAGCGCGTACCAGAACGAGCGGCGTCCTGAAGTCTCGCGATGTCGGAGTTGAGATCGAATGAGCTTTCGCCCTTGTCCTTTGTCATCGATACAGAAGATCTGGGCGACACTGTGTACTGTACGTGTAAGGATCTCTTGAAGTTCCGGTACGCAGTCAATATCATCACTCATTCCAGATTCACTGATCTGTAGCCAGTATGCGAGCGTCAACGCCACGCAGATCGAGCGATCTGAGCCTCTTCAATTACAGGTGACTGCTCTTCCGCCTACCTAGTGTCGGTCGCGTACTGTCCTGTTGCTCGTTTGCCCCTCTCAGCTTATCAATGAAAGCATTTTGTAATTGCTGATGACTGCTCTTGAGGAAGCCCTTGACGAAAGTCGCGAACGTTCTATTGACCTTCGCGTTGCTGACGATTTGCACATACCAGCCACTGCTAGTCTGATCAGCATGCAGCGTATTCTTCGGCTGTGCTTTCGCTAGATCCTTCTCGTGTGCGAGCTCGGAAGGTCTGCCAGCTGGTTCGTTCCCTCGCAGTAACCGCCAGTGATTCGTAGATGTGAAGCCTCCTGGCGCGTGAACGGTAATGT from Cercospora beticola chromosome 3, complete sequence includes the following:
- a CDS encoding uncharacterized protein (antiSMASH:Cluster_7) → MAAITIEDLPVETKVHILSYLSPKEIQSARRISKDFNTIIDNGQNLTQISSVVHKRNLQKLEAEFNQLFHVDRTNKEEFFEVFSRFDRHFRRIRTGFSAAGTAFMAADHFMREYQTSYPEGVADDLLSGLGLVAIFCYQRRFSDWNDNDSHVVTTTVETDLMLLWTAEELLARHPLMETYLGIGVETIHNWLRKANEPTNECFTKHLSQELPKSAIAEPSALTSLSIGRVLLTQTETQIKVVQPLDDGALCKLFDLPRMARYIRPYIAWCIKDGPAVEYVEKIAKGEINNPLMKAWLLEEMYLY
- a CDS encoding uncharacterized protein (antiSMASH:Cluster_7), coding for MFETSFQHATSTPLPKDVSLNTGLQLLHDFETVIRLSPDCRGCKPIPPPKDEERKTRGNGIGGTADGQEQEEILYYEVEDDLPFIPRSLWSGGVKYQADYVPRLDGCDITVHAPGGFTSTNHWRLLRGNEPAGRPSELAHEKDLAKAQPKNTLHADQTSSGWYVQIVSNAKVNRTFATFVKGFLKSSHQQLQNAFIDKLRGANEQQDSTRPTLGRRKSSHL